In Deinococcota bacterium, the following are encoded in one genomic region:
- a CDS encoding fimbrial assembly protein FimA codes for ILVVRAAGGYGGFSDRYIDLRVDDHESPVPELKRLLSLQRLYFERPQGENRLDIAGEVEERLLRVLEASGYLGPARGWSDEAERALRGLAGVENLEERMLEPGLVDRVVLDYLGAKYAKDRA; via the coding sequence CATCTTGGTGGTCCGCGCGGCCGGCGGCTACGGCGGCTTCAGTGACCGCTACATCGACCTGCGCGTCGACGACCACGAGAGCCCGGTGCCCGAGCTGAAGCGCCTCCTGAGCTTGCAGCGCCTCTACTTCGAGCGGCCGCAAGGAGAGAACCGGCTCGACATCGCGGGCGAGGTGGAAGAGCGGCTGTTGCGGGTCCTCGAGGCGAGCGGCTACCTCGGGCCCGCGAGGGGCTGGAGCGACGAGGCCGAGCGGGCGCTGCGCGGCTTGGCCGGGGTGGAGAACTTGGAGGAGAGGATGCTCGAGCCCGGCCTGGTGGACCGGGTGGTGCTCGACTACCTGGGGGCGAAGTACGCCAAGGACCGGGCCTGA
- a CDS encoding cupin domain-containing protein: MSDTTIIKVSSKHSPKGEMGQKYLALGKNVSMRLWEDEQPSEAKPEAARDYETVGYVIAGRAELHLEGQMVKLEPGDSWVVPKGAKHSYEILEAFTAVEATYPPAEVHGRDEAV; the protein is encoded by the coding sequence ATGTCCGACACCACCATCATCAAAGTAAGCTCGAAGCACTCGCCCAAGGGCGAGATGGGCCAGAAGTATCTCGCCCTCGGCAAGAACGTCTCGATGCGGCTCTGGGAGGACGAGCAGCCCAGCGAAGCCAAGCCCGAGGCCGCCCGCGACTACGAGACCGTCGGCTACGTGATCGCGGGCCGGGCCGAACTGCACTTAGAGGGCCAGATGGTCAAGCTCGAGCCCGGCGACTCCTGGGTGGTGCCCAAGGGCGCCAAGCATAGCTACGAGATCCTCGAGGCTTTTACCGCCGTCGAGGCCACCTATCCGCCCGCCGAGGTGCACGGGCGGGACGAGGCAGTCTAG
- a CDS encoding SDR family oxidoreductase, whose amino-acid sequence MAFNYLNDKFKETISSLTADFHDPILVQCDVTKETDLDAIFSVCEEKFGKLDFVVHSVAHAPLHTFDRPFYEVSKEDWNIAMDASAYSLISMTRRARPLMTEGGSITAMSFLAGQRVVPKYKLMGIAKAALEANVIYLAYEMGPQNVRVNAISAGPLRTLSSRPIPGFGDMAAKGGRYSMMKRGITQEQVGGLALSLIADELGSGITGEVIYVDHGYHAMGMLFDEAELAK is encoded by the coding sequence ATGGCATTCAACTATTTGAATGATAAATTCAAGGAAACCATTAGCAGCCTGACCGCTGACTTTCATGACCCCATACTGGTGCAGTGTGATGTAACCAAAGAGACCGATCTCGACGCCATCTTCTCCGTTTGCGAGGAAAAGTTCGGCAAGCTCGACTTCGTCGTTCATTCCGTTGCGCACGCTCCACTCCACACCTTCGACCGACCGTTTTACGAGGTATCAAAAGAGGATTGGAATATCGCTATGGACGCGTCGGCCTACTCGCTGATCTCCATGACCAGGCGCGCTCGCCCGCTCATGACCGAGGGCGGCAGCATCACGGCGATGAGTTTCCTGGCGGGGCAGCGGGTGGTGCCCAAGTACAAGCTGATGGGCATTGCCAAGGCGGCTTTAGAGGCCAACGTCATCTACCTCGCCTACGAGATGGGCCCGCAGAACGTCCGCGTCAACGCCATCAGCGCCGGACCCTTACGCACACTTTCGTCGCGCCCCATTCCCGGCTTCGGTGACATGGCCGCCAAGGGAGGCCGCTATTCGATGATGAAGCGCGGCATCACCCAGGAGCAGGTGGGCGGCCTGGCCCTAAGCCTCATCGCCGACGAGTTGGGCAGCGGCATCACCGGCGAGGTCATCTATGTGGACCACGGCTACCACGCCATGGGTATGCTCTTCGACGAGGCGGAACTCGCCAAATGA
- the trpE gene encoding anthranilate synthase component I has translation MAIQAVYKEVLADLETPLTAYLKVAGQPSFLLESAIQGERVARYSFIGTGQRRRLEARGDALIQSGPEGSRSFSSKDPLRALWDMTLREVVPEPALPDFWAGSVGYASYDIVRQYETLPDANPDELGVPDLLFVEPEALVIFDHLKRRLFIVVASDAGDEADQARARGVVEALYTRLRGPLPGVPGDRSGRRVAFTSNFSREQYKAAVDKAIAYIRAGDAFQLVPSQRLTAELGVHPLALYRALRVINPSPYLGYLDLGGVTLVASSPESLVKSDGRMVETRPIAGTRPRGATLDEDERLAAELLADDKERAEHIMLVDLGRNDLGRVCRSGSVKVTELMRVERYSHVMHIVSSVTGELAPGKTPLDALASTLPMGTASGAPKVRAMQIIDELEPVRRGPYAGAFGYLSASGAMDMALTLRTMVIANGRVHLQAGGGVVADSDPEAEYQESMNKLAAVQKAVEMATEGLQ, from the coding sequence ATGGCTATCCAAGCTGTCTACAAGGAAGTTCTGGCCGACCTCGAGACGCCGCTCACGGCCTACCTCAAGGTCGCGGGCCAGCCCTCGTTTCTGCTCGAGAGCGCCATACAGGGCGAGCGCGTCGCCCGCTACTCGTTTATCGGCACGGGCCAAAGGCGGCGGCTCGAGGCGCGCGGCGACGCGCTCATCCAGAGCGGCCCCGAGGGCAGCCGCTCCTTTAGCAGCAAGGACCCCTTGCGCGCGCTCTGGGACATGACCCTGCGCGAGGTGGTGCCGGAACCCGCCCTGCCCGACTTCTGGGCGGGCTCGGTCGGCTACGCGAGCTACGACATCGTCCGCCAGTACGAGACCCTGCCCGACGCCAACCCCGACGAGCTGGGCGTGCCCGACCTGCTCTTCGTCGAGCCCGAGGCGCTGGTGATTTTCGACCATCTCAAGCGGCGGCTCTTCATCGTGGTCGCGTCGGACGCCGGCGACGAAGCCGACCAGGCTCGAGCGCGCGGCGTGGTGGAGGCGCTCTACACCCGGCTGCGCGGTCCCCTGCCGGGCGTGCCGGGCGACCGCAGCGGGCGCCGGGTGGCGTTTACCAGCAACTTCAGCCGCGAACAGTACAAGGCCGCCGTCGACAAGGCCATCGCCTACATCCGCGCCGGCGACGCCTTTCAGCTCGTGCCCAGCCAGCGCCTCACGGCCGAGCTCGGCGTGCATCCCTTGGCGCTCTACCGGGCGCTCCGGGTCATCAACCCGAGCCCCTACCTGGGCTACTTGGACCTCGGCGGGGTGACCTTGGTGGCGAGTTCGCCCGAGAGCCTGGTCAAGAGCGACGGTCGCATGGTCGAGACGCGGCCCATCGCCGGGACGCGGCCTCGCGGCGCCACGCTAGACGAGGACGAGCGGCTGGCGGCGGAACTCTTAGCCGACGACAAGGAGCGCGCCGAGCACATCATGCTCGTCGACCTGGGTCGCAACGACCTCGGCCGGGTGTGCAGGAGCGGCTCCGTCAAGGTGACCGAGCTCATGCGCGTCGAACGCTACAGCCACGTCATGCACATCGTCTCCTCGGTGACGGGCGAACTCGCTCCCGGCAAGACGCCCTTGGACGCCCTGGCGAGCACCCTGCCGATGGGCACCGCCTCGGGCGCGCCCAAGGTGCGGGCGATGCAAATCATCGACGAGCTCGAGCCCGTCCGCCGCGGCCCCTACGCGGGTGCCTTCGGCTACCTGAGCGCTTCGGGCGCGATGGACATGGCCCTGACGCTCCGCACCATGGTGATCGCAAACGGCCGGGTCCATCTCCAGGCCGGCGGCGGCGTGGTCGCCGACTCCGACCCCGAAGCGGAGTACCAGGAGTCGATGAACAAGCTCGCCGCCGTCCAGAAGGCGGTGGAGATGGCGACGGAAGGGCTACAATAA
- a CDS encoding aminodeoxychorismate/anthranilate synthase component II: MTKILVVDNYDSFTYNLVQYLGELGAEVVVWRNDQFELGDVAELKPDGIVVSPGPCTPAEAGRSVEVIRRYGEHIPLLGVCLGHQSIGAAYGAKVVRAPVIMHGKTSELSHDGTGVFQGLPEKVTATRYHSLIVRDLPETLVVNAWVLEAGERVVMGLRHSDYPVWGVQFHPESILTETGHAMLKNFLDIC; encoded by the coding sequence ATGACAAAGATTCTTGTCGTCGACAACTACGATTCTTTTACCTACAACCTCGTGCAGTATCTGGGCGAGCTGGGCGCGGAGGTGGTGGTGTGGCGCAACGACCAGTTCGAGTTGGGGGACGTGGCGGAGCTGAAGCCCGACGGCATCGTCGTCTCGCCGGGCCCCTGCACGCCCGCCGAGGCGGGTCGGTCGGTCGAGGTCATCAGGCGCTACGGCGAGCACATCCCCCTGCTGGGCGTCTGCCTGGGCCACCAGAGCATCGGCGCGGCCTACGGCGCCAAGGTGGTCCGCGCGCCCGTCATCATGCACGGCAAGACCAGCGAGCTGAGCCACGACGGCACGGGCGTCTTTCAGGGTTTGCCCGAAAAGGTCACCGCCACGCGCTACCATTCGCTCATCGTCCGCGACCTGCCCGAGACGCTTGTGGTCAATGCCTGGGTTTTGGAGGCGGGCGAGCGCGTCGTCATGGGTCTACGGCACAGCGACTATCCCGTCTGGGGCGTGCAGTTTCACCCCGAGAGCATCCTCACAGAGACGGGCCACGCCATGCTCAAGAACTTTCTTGACATCTGCTAG
- a CDS encoding type II toxin-antitoxin system HicB family antitoxin has product MTRFAVVIERDPSTGLYVGYVPGLPGAHSQAESLEELRLNLREVLELLKEDGPLTWQSEFVGVEQLQLAEA; this is encoded by the coding sequence ATGACGCGCTTTGCGGTCGTTATCGAAAGAGACCCCAGTACCGGACTGTATGTGGGTTATGTTCCCGGTCTCCCCGGAGCGCATTCGCAGGCTGAGAGCCTGGAGGAGTTGCGCCTCAACTTAAGAGAGGTGCTCGAGCTGCTAAAGGAAGATGGCCCCCTTACCTGGCAGAGCGAGTTCGTCGGCGTCGAGCAGCTTCAGCTTGCCGAGGCGTGA
- a CDS encoding type II toxin-antitoxin system HicA family toxin, with the protein MSKVPVLKPREVVRVLRDLGFAEVRQRGSHVQFRHLGRGTTVPVHKGRDISPILLGIAQDIGVTVEEMVQRV; encoded by the coding sequence GTGAGCAAAGTCCCCGTCCTCAAGCCGCGCGAGGTCGTGCGCGTCTTGAGAGACCTCGGCTTTGCCGAGGTCAGGCAACGGGGTTCACACGTGCAATTCAGGCATCTTGGACGGGGCACCACGGTGCCGGTCCACAAGGGACGCGATATCTCGCCTATCCTGCTTGGCATCGCTCAGGACATCGGCGTGACGGTGGAGGAGATGGTGCAGCGCGTATAA
- a CDS encoding DUF402 domain-containing protein, with protein sequence MHSVTISYHDLAGKRRMRVSSSEENIYPVDAYTLTPHGLYFRIYSDQGSWRMMQAHVLPELHLQIVRFDWRNGISCDYDYYLDIVRVVEQDSRWVVRDLYLDVIVYEGCKATVLDTDEYLAALREGHLEPDEAEHALTVTHDTLNALAEHSYALEPYLASRGIMLTWT encoded by the coding sequence ATGCACTCAGTCACGATTTCCTATCACGACCTCGCTGGCAAACGCCGCATGCGAGTCTCCTCCAGCGAAGAGAACATTTATCCGGTTGACGCGTATACGCTGACGCCCCACGGTCTCTACTTTCGGATTTATTCGGACCAAGGCAGTTGGCGCATGATGCAGGCCCATGTGCTGCCCGAGTTGCACCTGCAAATTGTTAGATTCGACTGGCGAAACGGAATTTCCTGCGATTATGATTACTATTTGGATATCGTGCGCGTAGTTGAACAAGATAGCCGCTGGGTTGTGCGCGATCTTTACCTCGATGTCATTGTCTATGAAGGCTGCAAGGCTACAGTGCTGGACACCGACGAGTATCTGGCCGCCCTGCGTGAAGGGCATCTCGAGCCGGACGAAGCCGAGCACGCGCTCACCGTCACCCACGACACCCTCAACGCGCTTGCCGAGCATAGCTATGCCCTCGAGCCCTACCTGGCGTCGCGCGGCATCATGCTGACATGGACCTAA
- a CDS encoding glycosyltransferase encodes MDLSVITVTHNRLGLLLNKLESLRAQTLAPERFELVVLVNGGVDGTLGALEAADLPFGLKVLYQQENLGSAKGRNLAAREAEGDILLISDDDCILSERVLEEHVKAHARHPDAVVIGPTRLAESYREGGVKEPFEGQPNLGGRALWIHATGTNTSLPRAAFRAVGGYDETFSGYGGEDPALALELRARGLSFYFAKDAVVYHLGRQLTGDFEARAFSAGRAQWRIYERHPSLGVGVMLGVHPALLGLKRLLFSDAVAPYISHPRYRFERAYYRGAVEERRHAR; translated from the coding sequence ATGGACCTAAGCGTTATCACCGTGACCCACAACCGCTTGGGGCTGCTCCTCAACAAGCTCGAGTCCTTGCGCGCGCAAACCTTGGCGCCCGAGCGCTTCGAACTCGTCGTGCTGGTGAACGGTGGGGTGGACGGTACGCTGGGGGCCTTGGAGGCGGCCGACCTGCCCTTTGGACTCAAGGTGCTCTACCAGCAGGAGAACCTGGGCAGCGCGAAGGGCCGCAACCTGGCGGCGCGGGAGGCCGAAGGCGACATTCTGCTCATCAGCGATGACGACTGCATCTTGAGCGAGCGGGTGCTCGAGGAGCACGTAAAGGCCCACGCGCGCCACCCCGACGCCGTCGTCATCGGCCCGACCCGCTTGGCGGAGAGCTACCGCGAGGGAGGGGTCAAGGAGCCCTTCGAGGGCCAGCCCAACCTGGGCGGCCGGGCCCTTTGGATTCACGCCACCGGCACCAACACCAGCCTGCCCAGAGCGGCCTTTAGAGCGGTGGGCGGCTACGACGAGACCTTTTCGGGCTACGGCGGCGAAGACCCGGCCTTAGCGCTCGAGCTGCGCGCGCGCGGCTTGAGCTTTTATTTTGCCAAGGACGCGGTGGTCTATCACCTGGGAAGACAGCTCACAGGCGACTTCGAGGCTCGAGCCTTTTCGGCGGGCCGGGCGCAGTGGCGCATCTACGAGCGGCATCCCAGCTTGGGGGTCGGGGTCATGCTCGGCGTGCATCCCGCCCTGCTCGGCCTCAAGCGCCTGCTCTTTAGCGACGCGGTCGCCCCGTACATTTCGCATCCCCGTTATCGTTTCGAGCGCGCCTATTATAGAGGCGCGGTGGAGGAGAGACGCCATGCCCGATAA
- the trpD gene encoding anthranilate phosphoribosyltransferase — MPDKTQSSVADPSQDASPSQDASTVDVSALLGELFEGKTLSRAEAHRVMGSLMDGLLSQMQAAALLAAVRTRGETVEEIVGFAEAMRERAVRVRVHTDGPLLDTCGTGGTGIDTFNVSTAVTFVLAAAGVKVAKHGNRAVTRRSGAADVLEALGVRLEQSPERLARSIEELGLAFLFARAHHPAMKFVSPVRADLKARTIFNSLGPLTNPAGANRQLMGVYNPALTHTLAQVLAGLGLERALVVHGGGLDELTVSGESRVSELKGGSVTSYTLHPEEVGLRVSPLGEVGGGSPEENAVTIRALLGGELAGAKRDIVALNAGAGLYLADRAASVGDGVSQAQDILGSGRALATLRAFVAFSRANG; from the coding sequence ATGCCCGATAAAACCCAAAGTTCCGTAGCCGACCCCTCCCAGGACGCCTCCCCCTCCCAAGACGCCTCCACGGTAGACGTGTCCGCCCTGCTCGGCGAGCTCTTCGAGGGCAAGACGCTGTCGCGCGCCGAGGCCCACAGGGTGATGGGCAGCCTCATGGACGGCCTGCTCAGCCAGATGCAGGCGGCGGCACTGCTGGCGGCGGTGCGGACGAGGGGCGAGACGGTCGAGGAGATCGTCGGCTTCGCCGAGGCGATGCGCGAGCGGGCGGTGCGCGTGCGCGTGCATACCGACGGCCCCTTGCTGGATACTTGCGGGACGGGCGGCACCGGCATCGACACCTTCAACGTCTCCACCGCGGTCACCTTCGTCTTAGCGGCGGCGGGCGTCAAGGTCGCCAAACACGGCAACCGCGCGGTCACCCGGCGCTCGGGCGCGGCGGACGTCTTAGAGGCGCTCGGGGTCAGGCTCGAGCAGAGCCCCGAGCGCCTGGCGCGGAGCATCGAGGAGCTCGGCCTGGCCTTCCTTTTCGCGCGCGCCCACCACCCGGCGATGAAGTTCGTCAGCCCGGTGCGCGCCGACCTCAAAGCGCGAACCATCTTCAACTCGCTGGGGCCGCTGACCAACCCCGCGGGCGCCAACCGCCAGCTCATGGGCGTCTACAACCCGGCCCTGACTCATACGCTCGCCCAGGTCCTGGCGGGCCTCGGGCTCGAGCGCGCCCTCGTCGTCCACGGGGGCGGTCTCGACGAGCTCACCGTGAGCGGCGAGAGCCGGGTGAGCGAGCTCAAGGGCGGCTCGGTGACGAGCTATACGCTGCATCCCGAGGAGGTGGGGCTCAGGGTGTCGCCGCTGGGGGAGGTGGGTGGCGGCTCCCCCGAGGAGAACGCCGTCACCATCCGCGCCCTGCTCGGCGGTGAACTAGCGGGAGCCAAGCGCGACATCGTCGCCCTGAACGCCGGGGCGGGTCTCTACCTCGCCGACAGGGCGGCGTCGGTAGGAGACGGCGTGAGCCAGGCGCAGGACATCCTGGGGTCGGGCAGGGCTTTGGCGACGCTTCGGGCCTTCGTGGCCTTCAGCCGGGCTAACGGCTGA
- the pdxS gene encoding pyridoxal 5'-phosphate synthase lyase subunit PdxS translates to MSDNGKVTGSLRVKTGFAEMFKGGVIMDVVNPEQARLAEDAGATAVMALERVPADIRAQGGVSRMSDPDMVEGIIGAVSIPVMAKARIGHFVEAQILQALGVDFVDESEVLTPADEQYHIDKHAFTVPFVCGARDLGEALRRIGEGASMIRTKGEAGTGNIVEAVRHARTVLGGIRALQARPRDELMTAARDLGAPYELVLYVHEHGKLPVVNFAAGGVATPADAALMMQLGLDGVFVGSGIFKSGDPAKRAQAIVKAVTHYGNPDILAEVSRNLGEPMVGINLDTLPREELLASRGW, encoded by the coding sequence ATGAGCGACAACGGAAAAGTCACAGGCAGTTTGCGGGTCAAGACCGGCTTCGCCGAGATGTTCAAGGGCGGCGTCATCATGGATGTGGTCAACCCCGAGCAGGCGAGGCTCGCCGAGGACGCCGGGGCGACCGCGGTGATGGCCTTAGAGCGGGTTCCCGCCGACATCCGCGCCCAGGGCGGTGTCTCGCGCATGTCCGACCCGGACATGGTCGAGGGCATCATCGGCGCGGTGTCGATTCCGGTCATGGCCAAGGCTCGCATCGGCCACTTCGTCGAGGCGCAGATCCTCCAGGCGCTAGGGGTGGACTTCGTCGACGAGTCCGAGGTCCTGACGCCCGCCGACGAGCAGTATCACATCGACAAGCACGCCTTTACCGTGCCCTTTGTCTGCGGCGCGAGAGACCTCGGCGAGGCGCTCAGGCGCATCGGCGAGGGCGCCAGCATGATCCGCACCAAGGGCGAAGCGGGCACCGGCAACATCGTCGAGGCGGTGCGTCACGCGCGCACCGTCTTAGGCGGTATCCGCGCCCTCCAGGCGAGGCCTCGCGACGAGCTGATGACGGCCGCGCGCGACCTGGGGGCGCCCTACGAACTCGTGCTCTACGTCCACGAGCACGGCAAGCTGCCGGTGGTGAACTTCGCCGCCGGCGGCGTAGCCACTCCCGCCGATGCCGCCCTGATGATGCAGCTCGGCCTCGACGGCGTCTTCGTCGGCTCGGGCATCTTCAAGTCGGGCGACCCCGCCAAGCGCGCCCAGGCCATCGTCAAGGCGGTCACCCACTATGGCAACCCCGACATCTTAGCGGAGGTGTCGCGCAATCTGGGCGAGCCGATGGTGGGCATCAACCTGGACACGCTGCCTCGAGAAGAGCTGCTGGCCTCGAGGGGCTGGTAA
- a CDS encoding penicillin-binding protein has product MKILQGVFLVFISVVLSVGSLIMASAFKWSQELPDLSALDELEFTSTSQIFARDGQLIGEIVPLGRDGANTDRIPVGLDEVSPAVIAAIQASEDDSFYRHYGFDPRAILYASYLELTGQGGRGGSGLTIQLAKNVFFSDIATERTLERKVKELMVAIELERRYTKAEIMQRYINEVPWGFNLHGVHSAAKAYFDKHPSELNLAEGLYLARLLPAPSITYNNFAATRRAMRGVLDNMVARGYVSAAAAERAWRYDLQPRGWRVQYDEEGNVVGEPERTDERIRVATSVSSDLAPHVSYVVRNELSQRFGNSVIFGSGGLRVYTTIDVQAQEAANRASLNAEVPPGAQLAIVGLEPETGEILAMVGEKLVPGRSAGETLNRATGSYRQPGSSFKPIVYATAIETAGYTQASVLVDEPITIPVRDQPDWQPQNYYERFYGMQTLREHLNQSYNIPVAKLIMAVTPEAVLMRAQELGYGANIRPYPSMALGVFEVTPLQHASAFGAFANGGVWVEPQLISRIEDADGNVLWRAPRRETRVWSEQTAYVMLDMLHATVTEGIGARAAIEDRWVAGKTGTSQRDRDLWFVGITPGMTAAVWIGRDDDTPLVRADGSRVTSSLEPAVIWRQFAEHALRGVPPREFAVPEGIEFYAINRETGLAADANSARVAFVSGTGPNTSASLLARTPQGISIPVDRTTGRRATAETDRSHVEWRQIDPGEIDRYQ; this is encoded by the coding sequence GTGAAGATTCTCCAGGGTGTCTTTCTGGTCTTTATCAGCGTCGTCTTGTCGGTGGGCAGTTTGATCATGGCCTCGGCCTTCAAGTGGTCGCAGGAGTTGCCCGATCTGAGCGCCTTGGACGAGCTCGAGTTCACCTCGACCTCGCAGATCTTCGCGCGCGACGGCCAGCTCATCGGCGAGATCGTGCCCTTGGGCCGCGACGGCGCCAACACCGACCGCATTCCGGTCGGCTTGGACGAGGTGTCGCCCGCCGTCATCGCGGCCATTCAGGCCTCCGAAGACGACTCCTTTTACCGCCACTACGGCTTCGACCCCAGGGCGATTCTCTACGCGAGTTACCTGGAGCTCACCGGCCAGGGCGGGCGCGGCGGCTCGGGCCTCACCATCCAGCTCGCCAAGAACGTCTTTTTCAGCGACATCGCCACCGAGCGCACCCTGGAGCGCAAGGTCAAGGAGCTGATGGTGGCCATCGAGCTCGAGCGCCGCTACACCAAGGCCGAGATCATGCAGCGTTACATAAACGAGGTGCCCTGGGGCTTCAACCTGCACGGCGTCCACTCGGCGGCCAAGGCCTACTTCGACAAGCATCCGAGCGAGCTCAACTTGGCCGAGGGGCTCTACCTGGCGCGCCTCCTGCCGGCGCCCAGCATCACCTACAACAACTTCGCGGCGACGCGGCGGGCCATGCGAGGAGTGCTCGACAACATGGTGGCGCGCGGCTACGTGAGCGCCGCGGCGGCCGAGCGCGCCTGGCGCTACGACCTCCAGCCCAGGGGCTGGCGCGTCCAGTACGACGAAGAGGGCAACGTCGTGGGTGAGCCCGAGCGCACCGACGAGCGCATCCGCGTCGCCACGAGCGTCAGCTCGGACCTGGCGCCGCACGTGTCCTATGTGGTCCGCAACGAGCTTTCCCAGCGCTTCGGCAACAGCGTGATCTTCGGTTCGGGCGGCCTCAGGGTCTACACCACCATCGACGTGCAGGCCCAGGAGGCGGCCAACCGCGCCTCCTTGAACGCCGAGGTGCCGCCGGGCGCGCAGCTCGCCATCGTCGGGCTCGAGCCCGAGACGGGCGAGATCCTGGCCATGGTCGGCGAGAAGCTGGTGCCGGGCCGCAGTGCCGGCGAGACGCTCAACCGCGCCACCGGCTCGTACCGGCAGCCCGGCAGCTCGTTCAAGCCCATCGTCTACGCGACGGCCATCGAGACCGCGGGCTACACCCAGGCCTCGGTCCTGGTCGACGAGCCCATCACCATCCCCGTGCGCGACCAGCCGGACTGGCAGCCGCAGAACTACTACGAGCGCTTCTACGGCATGCAGACGCTCCGCGAGCACCTGAACCAGTCCTACAACATCCCGGTCGCCAAGCTGATCATGGCGGTGACGCCCGAGGCCGTCTTGATGCGCGCCCAGGAGCTCGGCTACGGCGCCAACATCCGTCCCTATCCTTCGATGGCCTTGGGGGTCTTCGAGGTCACGCCGCTCCAGCACGCCAGCGCCTTTGGCGCCTTTGCCAACGGCGGCGTGTGGGTCGAGCCCCAGCTCATCTCGCGCATCGAGGACGCCGACGGCAACGTGCTGTGGCGCGCGCCGCGGCGTGAGACCCGCGTCTGGAGCGAGCAGACCGCCTACGTCATGCTCGATATGCTGCACGCCACCGTGACCGAGGGCATCGGCGCGCGGGCGGCCATCGAGGACCGCTGGGTGGCCGGCAAGACCGGCACCAGCCAGCGCGATCGCGACCTCTGGTTTGTAGGCATAACGCCGGGCATGACCGCGGCGGTGTGGATCGGCCGGGACGACGACACCCCGCTGGTGCGCGCCGACGGCAGCCGCGTGACCAGTTCCCTGGAGCCTGCCGTCATCTGGCGGCAGTTCGCCGAGCACGCCTTGCGCGGCGTGCCCCCCAGGGAGTTCGCGGTGCCCGAGGGGATCGAGTTCTACGCCATCAACCGCGAGACCGGGCTCGCCGCGGACGCCAACTCGGCGCGCGTGGCCTTCGTGAGCGGCACCGGGCCCAACACCAGCGCCTCGCTCCTCGCCCGGACGCCTCAAGGCATCAGCATCCCCGTGGACCGGACGACGGGTCGGCGCGCCACCGCCGAGACCGACCGCAGCCATGTCGAGTGGCGGCAGATCGACCCCGGCGAGATCGACCGCTACCAATGA
- a CDS encoding P1 family peptidase: MPTNPSLTAIEGLEVGHWTDSAAQTGCTVILCPEEGCVASGDVRGAAPGGRETALLEPEKTVERIHALVFSGGSAFGLAAATGVMRYLEERGVGFETAYGRVPIVPAAVIYDLNMGSARVRPDEAAGYYAARQATAEPVASGRLGAGAGASCGKLFGFEYAQPSGLGSSAVEVGGATLAALAVVNPAGDIVDLEGEVVAGAAGPDGSRPKGGSMTGNMTGSVIPIGNTTLLAIATDAPLSKAQCKALASSAHAGIARVTRPSHTVGDGDTSFVLSTGRGAAAPLMLLSIAVQEVVAAAILRAVRTAHAGVAS; encoded by the coding sequence ATGCCAACCAACCCCAGCCTGACCGCGATAGAGGGGCTTGAGGTCGGCCACTGGACCGACAGCGCGGCGCAGACGGGCTGCACGGTTATCCTCTGCCCGGAAGAGGGCTGCGTCGCCTCTGGTGACGTGCGCGGCGCGGCGCCGGGCGGGCGCGAGACGGCCTTGCTCGAGCCCGAGAAGACCGTCGAGCGAATTCACGCCCTGGTGTTCTCGGGCGGCAGCGCCTTTGGCCTCGCCGCGGCGACGGGCGTGATGCGTTACCTCGAGGAAAGAGGCGTCGGCTTCGAGACAGCTTACGGCCGGGTGCCCATCGTGCCCGCGGCGGTCATCTACGACCTCAACATGGGCTCGGCGCGCGTTCGGCCGGATGAGGCCGCGGGCTACTACGCCGCCCGGCAGGCCACGGCGGAACCGGTCGCCAGCGGCCGCTTGGGCGCGGGCGCGGGCGCGAGCTGCGGCAAGCTCTTCGGCTTCGAGTACGCGCAGCCGAGCGGCCTCGGCAGTTCTGCTGTGGAGGTGGGGGGCGCCACCCTGGCCGCGTTGGCCGTGGTCAACCCGGCCGGAGACATCGTCGATCTCGAGGGTGAGGTCGTCGCGGGCGCGGCCGGCCCGGACGGCTCGAGGCCCAAGGGCGGCAGCATGACCGGCAACATGACCGGCAGCGTCATCCCCATCGGCAACACCACGCTGCTCGCCATCGCTACGGACGCGCCCCTCAGCAAGGCGCAGTGCAAGGCGCTCGCCAGCAGCGCCCACGCCGGCATCGCCCGGGTGACGCGCCCATCCCACACCGTAGGCGACGGCGACACCAGCTTCGTCCTCAGCACGGGGCGCGGCGCGGCGGCCCCGCTCATGCTGCTGTCGATCGCCGTTCAGGAGGTCGTGGCCGCCGCCATCTTGAGGGCCGTGAGAACTGCCCACGCCGGCGTCGCCTCCTGA